The following coding sequences are from one Prochlorococcus sp. MIT 1314 window:
- a CDS encoding BMC domain-containing protein, with amino-acid sequence MATETMGIALGMIETRGLVPAIEAADAMTKAAEVRLIGREFVGGGYVTVLVRGETGAVNAAVRAGADACERVGDGLVAAHIIARPHREVEPALGNGEFLGQKD; translated from the coding sequence ATGGCTACAGAAACAATGGGTATCGCTCTCGGCATGATCGAGACACGCGGACTTGTACCTGCAATCGAAGCAGCAGACGCAATGACCAAGGCAGCAGAAGTTCGCCTTATTGGTCGTGAATTCGTAGGTGGCGGTTATGTCACAGTATTAGTTAGAGGCGAAACAGGCGCAGTTAACGCAGCTGTTAGAGCTGGTGCTGATGCTTGTGAAAGAGTTGGTGACGGTTTAGTTGCAGCTCACATTATTGCTCGTCCTCATAGAGAAGTTGAACCTGCTCTTGGAAACGGTGAATTTCTTGGTCAAAAGGACTAA
- a CDS encoding form I ribulose bisphosphate carboxylase large subunit, which produces MSKKYDAGVKEYRDTYWTPEYVPLDTDLLACFKCTGQEGVPREEVAAAVAAESSTGTWSTVWSELLTDLEFYKGRCYRIEDVPGDPEAFYAFIAYPLDLFEEGSITNVLTSLVGNVFGFKALRHLRLEDIRFPIAFIKTCGGPPNGIVVERDRLNKYGRPLLGCTIKPKLGLSGKNYGRVVYECLRGGLDLTKDDENINSQPFQRWRERFEFVAEAVKLAQQETGEVKGHYLNCTANTPEELYERAEFAKELDMPIIMHDYITGGFTANTGLANWCRKNGMLLHIHRAMHAVIDRHPKHGIHFRVLAKCLRLSGGDQLHTGTVVGKLEGDRQTTLGYIDNLRESFVPEDRSRGNFFDQDWGSMPGVFAVASGGIHVWHMPALLAIFGDDSCLQFGGGTHGHPWGSAAGAAANRVALEACVKARNAGREIEKESRDILMEAAKHSPELAIALETWKEIKFEFDTVDKLDVQG; this is translated from the coding sequence ATGAGTAAGAAGTATGATGCAGGGGTAAAGGAGTACAGAGATACCTACTGGACTCCAGAATATGTACCCCTAGACACCGATTTACTAGCCTGTTTCAAATGTACAGGTCAAGAAGGTGTCCCAAGAGAAGAGGTTGCAGCGGCTGTTGCGGCTGAATCTTCAACAGGTACTTGGTCAACAGTTTGGTCCGAGTTACTTACAGACTTAGAATTTTATAAAGGACGTTGTTATAGAATCGAAGACGTTCCTGGAGATCCTGAAGCTTTTTATGCTTTTATCGCATATCCTTTAGATCTTTTCGAAGAAGGTTCAATTACAAACGTATTAACATCTCTTGTTGGAAACGTTTTTGGATTTAAAGCTCTAAGACACTTACGTCTAGAAGATATTAGATTCCCAATTGCTTTCATTAAAACTTGCGGTGGTCCACCAAACGGAATCGTAGTTGAAAGAGATCGTTTAAACAAATACGGAAGACCTCTTCTTGGTTGTACCATTAAACCTAAATTAGGTTTGTCTGGTAAAAACTATGGTCGAGTTGTATATGAATGTCTTAGAGGTGGTCTTGATTTAACTAAGGATGATGAGAATATTAACTCTCAACCATTCCAACGTTGGAGAGAGAGATTTGAGTTTGTTGCTGAGGCGGTTAAGCTTGCTCAGCAAGAGACTGGAGAAGTTAAAGGTCACTATCTAAACTGTACAGCTAACACTCCTGAAGAACTCTATGAAAGAGCTGAATTTGCAAAAGAGCTAGATATGCCAATCATCATGCATGATTATATAACTGGTGGTTTTACTGCAAATACTGGATTAGCTAACTGGTGTCGTAAAAATGGCATGCTTCTGCATATACACAGAGCTATGCATGCTGTTATTGATAGACATCCAAAGCATGGTATCCATTTCAGAGTTCTAGCAAAATGTTTGAGGCTCTCTGGAGGAGACCAATTACATACTGGAACTGTTGTTGGAAAACTTGAAGGTGATCGTCAAACAACTCTTGGTTACATTGACAACTTAAGAGAGTCATTTGTTCCTGAAGATAGATCAAGAGGTAACTTCTTTGATCAAGATTGGGGTTCAATGCCTGGAGTATTTGCAGTCGCATCAGGTGGTATTCATGTTTGGCATATGCCTGCACTTTTAGCGATTTTTGGAGATGATTCTTGTCTTCAGTTCGGTGGAGGAACACATGGTCATCCATGGGGTTCAGCCGCTGGAGCTGCAGCTAACAGAGTTGCTTTAGAAGCTTGTGTAAAAGCACGTAATGCTGGTCGCGAAATCGAAAAAGAGAGTAGAGACATTCTTATGGAAGCTGCTAAGCATAGTCCTGAATTAGCTATTGCTCTTGAAACTTGGAAGGAAATCAAGTTTGAGTTTGATACCGTCGATAAGCTTGACGTTCAAGGTTAA
- a CDS encoding CsoS2 family carboxysome shell protein: MSKKSSREIALERRKAMSDSGKKAAAYSSTTKDRVRSSQDIQISGTQSSPSKQNISKPATKHIPKTQVSRKSSSTTLSSKELVIERRKAMSTHGKSAISSSDRTRTDVKKEIPVNTVKSTINKNQEVQNSHNTEIKTSKPNVKRRIKQKRKPITNTSRDIVLARREAQSKHGKSASKQNTSAASLARRGDPDLSSREISQRVRELRSKTGATGKKGNGKCRPCGPNKNGAKQNIADASWKVGTSETDSGQIVTGTQANRSVKTTGNEASTCRTVTGTQYMGAEVADQFCQDRPSYKQPLRSTVTATTSGNKVTGNEVGRSERVTGDEPGTCKNLTGTEYISANQSQKYCGDIPKNPSKVKHSTTTDGLKVSGSLPGRSTLVTGDESGSGHQLTGDQYLGSEPNPQGKAFEKVGSYNTLNGNNVTGTGVGRSDHMTGNEHGSCKNITGDEYIGSQQYEKFCGSKPKPEARKVGLSLSSKSNLISGTMTGRSKIVTGDEPGSCKVLTGTPYAGLDQINENCSTEISEDMKSRAKVNSGNNSNARLTGQQPGIGGVMTGARKGACKNLTGTPYVGGDQLSKTCDNLLHDTAYANPEKSAGNSWNEFSVQSPSRDKYSEKNTQGVTGNEYENGSKVTGPFDMAVDKVTGTEKFRFEPNKNITYKQKMEIEEADRAANTPEKRVASRITGEGQSVGNVTGDDWDRGDKVTGTEGASSRKRNPSRAGFNSAMPPLEVKRNEDVEQPDFLITGSSGNTREGQLVTFSGGARG; this comes from the coding sequence ATGTCAAAAAAATCCAGTAGAGAGATTGCACTAGAAAGAAGAAAGGCGATGAGTGATAGCGGTAAAAAAGCTGCTGCCTATTCTTCAACTACTAAAGATAGAGTTAGATCTTCTCAAGATATACAAATTTCTGGGACTCAGTCTTCTCCTAGTAAGCAAAATATTTCTAAGCCAGCCACAAAACATATTCCAAAAACTCAGGTAAGTAGAAAGTCTTCTTCAACAACTTTATCTAGTAAAGAGTTAGTAATAGAGAGAAGAAAGGCAATGTCTACCCATGGGAAATCTGCTATAAGTTCATCCGACAGAACTCGCACGGATGTTAAAAAAGAAATTCCTGTAAATACAGTTAAATCAACCATAAATAAAAATCAAGAAGTTCAAAATTCACATAATACAGAAATTAAAACATCAAAACCAAATGTCAAAAGAAGAATTAAACAGAAGAGAAAGCCTATTACTAATACAAGTAGAGATATTGTTTTAGCGAGAAGAGAAGCTCAATCTAAGCATGGTAAATCAGCATCTAAACAAAATACTAGTGCCGCTTCTTTAGCTAGAAGGGGAGATCCAGATTTAAGTAGTAGAGAAATTTCTCAGAGAGTAAGAGAGCTAAGAAGTAAAACTGGTGCAACAGGTAAAAAAGGAAATGGTAAATGTAGACCATGTGGTCCAAATAAAAATGGAGCCAAACAAAATATTGCTGATGCTAGCTGGAAAGTTGGCACAAGTGAAACTGATTCAGGTCAAATAGTTACTGGAACTCAAGCTAATAGATCTGTAAAAACAACAGGTAACGAAGCAAGTACATGCAGAACAGTTACTGGTACACAATATATGGGAGCAGAAGTAGCTGATCAATTTTGTCAAGATAGACCAAGTTATAAACAACCACTTAGATCTACTGTTACGGCAACAACATCAGGTAATAAAGTAACTGGGAACGAAGTTGGTAGATCTGAGAGGGTCACAGGAGATGAGCCAGGAACTTGTAAAAACCTTACAGGTACTGAATATATATCTGCTAATCAATCACAGAAGTATTGTGGTGATATTCCAAAAAATCCTTCAAAGGTTAAACACAGTACTACAACCGACGGTTTAAAAGTATCTGGATCTCTCCCTGGTAGATCAACCCTAGTTACTGGAGATGAATCAGGTTCTGGGCATCAGTTAACAGGAGATCAATATCTTGGCTCTGAGCCAAATCCACAAGGCAAAGCATTTGAAAAAGTAGGGAGTTACAACACTCTTAATGGGAATAATGTTACTGGTACAGGTGTAGGCAGATCAGATCATATGACAGGTAATGAACATGGAAGTTGTAAAAATATAACTGGTGATGAGTATATAGGATCTCAACAATATGAGAAGTTTTGTGGATCAAAACCAAAGCCTGAAGCTAGAAAAGTAGGTTTAAGCCTTTCATCAAAGTCTAATTTGATAAGTGGGACTATGACAGGAAGATCAAAAATCGTAACTGGAGATGAACCAGGTTCATGCAAAGTTTTAACAGGAACACCATACGCTGGGTTAGATCAGATTAATGAAAATTGTAGTACTGAGATTTCTGAAGATATGAAATCTAGAGCAAAAGTTAATTCTGGAAATAATTCAAATGCAAGACTTACAGGACAGCAACCAGGTATTGGTGGAGTAATGACAGGTGCTAGGAAAGGTGCTTGTAAGAATCTAACAGGGACTCCTTATGTTGGTGGAGATCAGCTCTCAAAAACTTGTGATAATCTCTTACATGATACTGCCTATGCGAATCCGGAAAAGTCAGCGGGTAATTCTTGGAACGAATTCTCTGTTCAATCACCATCAAGAGACAAATATTCTGAAAAAAATACTCAAGGTGTTACCGGTAATGAATATGAAAATGGTTCAAAGGTAACAGGACCTTTTGATATGGCAGTTGATAAGGTCACTGGTACTGAAAAATTTAGATTTGAACCGAATAAAAATATTACGTATAAACAAAAAATGGAAATTGAAGAGGCAGATCGTGCTGCAAATACACCTGAAAAAAGAGTTGCATCTAGGATTACTGGTGAAGGACAATCAGTGGGAAACGTAACTGGTGATGATTGGGATCGTGGTGATAAGGTAACAGGTACAGAGGGAGCTTCTTCAAGAAAGAGAAATCCATCAAGAGCAGGATTTAATAGCGCAATGCCTCCTTTAGAGGTTAAAAGAAATGAGGATGTAGAACAACCAGATTTCTTGATAACTGGATCTAGTGGGAATACTCGTGAAGGACAACTTGTTACCTTTTCAGGTGGTGCAAGAGGTTAA
- a CDS encoding ferredoxin:protochlorophyllide reductase (ATP-dependent) subunit N, translating to MSKVEFNKETGPREVFCGLTSIVWLHRRMPDAFFLVVGSRTCAHLIQSAAGVMIFAEPRFGTAILEEKDLAGLADAHEELDRVVNDLIARRPEIKTLFLVGSCPSEVIKLDLATVAEKLNKRFLGQVKFVNYSGSGIETTFTQGEDGALKALVPLMESSDEEKLLLVGTLANNVEDRFKKIFRNIGISNVESFPPRQSTELPKIGKNTKVLLTQPYLSDTLRDLKHRGCEIISAPFPLGIEGSTKWLLAAAKAFKISDLKVHEVISPLINRAQLALESHKKILKGKRLFLLPESQLEISLARFLHNECEMDLIEVGTPYLNRDLMKEEINLLPDSTKIVEGQHVEKQLDRVRESSPDLVVCGMGLANPLEAEGISTKWSIEMVFSPIHGIDQAAELAGLFSKPLKRNQILTSKTLVTH from the coding sequence ATGAGTAAAGTCGAATTTAATAAAGAAACTGGGCCGAGAGAAGTTTTCTGCGGTCTTACTTCAATAGTATGGCTACACAGAAGGATGCCAGATGCATTTTTCCTGGTAGTAGGTTCAAGGACCTGCGCTCATTTAATTCAAAGTGCCGCTGGAGTCATGATTTTTGCTGAACCCAGATTTGGGACCGCTATTCTTGAAGAAAAAGATCTTGCTGGTCTTGCTGACGCTCACGAAGAATTAGATCGAGTGGTAAACGATCTTATTGCAAGAAGACCTGAAATAAAAACTCTTTTTCTAGTTGGATCTTGTCCAAGTGAAGTGATCAAACTAGATCTTGCGACTGTTGCCGAAAAGTTAAATAAAAGGTTTTTAGGTCAAGTAAAGTTTGTTAATTATTCTGGAAGTGGGATAGAAACAACCTTTACTCAAGGAGAAGATGGAGCTTTAAAAGCTTTAGTACCTTTAATGGAATCTTCAGATGAGGAAAAATTATTATTGGTTGGTACACTTGCAAATAATGTAGAAGATAGATTTAAAAAGATTTTTAGAAATATAGGAATTTCAAATGTTGAAAGTTTCCCACCACGACAATCAACGGAACTACCAAAAATCGGCAAGAATACAAAAGTTTTATTAACTCAGCCTTATTTAAGTGACACCTTAAGAGATCTTAAACATCGCGGATGTGAAATAATTTCTGCTCCATTTCCATTAGGTATTGAAGGGAGTACTAAATGGCTTTTAGCCGCAGCTAAAGCTTTTAAAATTAGCGACCTAAAAGTTCATGAAGTTATTTCTCCGTTAATCAATAGAGCACAACTTGCTCTTGAATCTCACAAAAAAATTCTTAAAGGAAAAAGATTATTTCTACTACCTGAATCACAGCTTGAGATCTCCTTGGCGAGATTCTTGCATAACGAATGCGAAATGGATCTGATAGAAGTAGGGACACCATACTTGAATAGAGATTTAATGAAAGAAGAGATTAATTTATTACCTGATAGTACTAAGATTGTTGAAGGCCAGCATGTCGAGAAGCAATTAGATCGAGTAAGAGAATCTTCCCCAGACTTAGTAGTTTGTGGTATGGGCTTAGCTAACCCACTTGAAGCAGAAGGAATTAGTACTAAGTGGTCAATAGAAATGGTATTTAGTCCAATCCATGGTATTGATCAAGCGGCAGAATTAGCAGGACTTTTCTCAAAACCCCTAAAAAGGAATCAAATACTAACCTCAAAAACTTTAGTAACTCATTAA
- a CDS encoding BMC domain-containing protein: MEPTSSFNRGERKKGSSLVTGSEVQSQASGASCFITTDSEKSLVSRQASQVEQIELRTYVFLDSLQPQLAAYMGTVSRGFLPIPGDSCLWMEVSPGMAVHRVTDIALKASNVRLGQMIVERAFGSLALYHKDQSTVLHSGDVVLDAIGSEVRKRTKPATSWTEVIRAITPDHAVLINRQNRSGSMIQSGMSMFILETEPAGYVLKAANEAEKASNITVVDVKAVGAFGRLTLAGKEGDVEEAAAAAIRAIEEISNF; the protein is encoded by the coding sequence ATGGAACCAACTTCTAGCTTTAACAGAGGAGAACGAAAAAAAGGCAGTTCTCTAGTAACAGGATCTGAGGTCCAATCTCAGGCCAGTGGAGCAAGCTGTTTTATTACAACTGATTCTGAAAAATCATTAGTATCTAGGCAAGCAAGTCAAGTTGAACAAATTGAGTTAAGAACATATGTTTTTTTGGATTCTCTCCAGCCTCAATTAGCGGCATATATGGGAACGGTTAGTAGGGGTTTTTTACCTATACCGGGAGATTCTTGTCTTTGGATGGAAGTATCACCTGGAATGGCTGTTCATAGAGTGACTGATATCGCCTTAAAAGCAAGTAATGTTCGTCTTGGTCAGATGATCGTTGAAAGAGCATTTGGTTCTTTGGCTCTTTATCATAAGGATCAGAGTACTGTTTTACATTCTGGAGATGTTGTTCTAGATGCTATTGGAAGTGAGGTTAGAAAGAGAACAAAACCTGCCACAAGTTGGACAGAAGTTATTCGTGCTATCACTCCTGACCATGCGGTTTTAATAAATAGACAAAATAGAAGTGGATCAATGATTCAATCTGGAATGAGTATGTTTATATTAGAGACGGAACCAGCCGGCTATGTTTTGAAAGCAGCGAATGAAGCTGAAAAAGCTTCCAATATAACTGTTGTCGATGTTAAGGCCGTTGGAGCATTTGGAAGGTTAACCCTTGCCGGGAAAGAAGGAGATGTAGAGGAAGCCGCAGCGGCGGCTATTAGAGCAATTGAAGAGATTTCAAATTTCTGA
- a CDS encoding non-canonical purine NTP pyrophosphatase, with the protein MTIPVLTIASGNQRKVSEISEMLNVLSLRVEKQPEYLNVEETGSNYFENALLKAKAASLETKTWTLADDSGLEVDYLDGRPGIYSARYAKTNDEKIKKLISELSDSPYRSARFISCMVLCDPLGNLVKDTTGICWGEILKNPKYPNGEFESIFWVKEANCVYGELSQSQLSKLGSRGKAAKIMSPFLKKEIGLK; encoded by the coding sequence TTGACTATTCCAGTACTTACTATTGCCAGTGGGAATCAGAGAAAGGTATCTGAAATTTCAGAAATGTTAAATGTTTTGTCTTTAAGAGTAGAAAAACAACCGGAATATTTAAATGTAGAAGAAACTGGATCTAATTACTTTGAGAATGCCTTATTAAAGGCTAAAGCAGCTTCGTTAGAGACAAAAACATGGACATTAGCTGATGATTCAGGTCTTGAGGTGGATTATTTAGATGGTCGGCCAGGGATATATTCTGCTCGATATGCCAAAACAAATGATGAAAAAATTAAAAAATTAATTAGTGAACTTAGTGACAGCCCATACAGAAGTGCAAGATTTATAAGTTGTATGGTTTTATGCGATCCTTTAGGAAACTTAGTTAAGGATACAACTGGAATTTGCTGGGGAGAAATTCTTAAGAACCCCAAATATCCAAATGGGGAATTCGAATCTATTTTTTGGGTTAAAGAAGCTAACTGTGTTTACGGAGAGCTTTCTCAGTCACAACTAAGTAAATTGGGGAGTAGGGGGAAAGCCGCAAAAATTATGTCGCCTTTTCTCAAAAAAGAAATTGGATTAAAATGA
- the bchL gene encoding ferredoxin:protochlorophyllide reductase (ATP-dependent) iron-sulfur ATP-binding protein, whose amino-acid sequence MTSTINKPLDGEGSVQVKQDPNINIEEGALVIAVYGKGGIGKSTTSSNLSAAFSKLGKKVLQIGCDPKHDSTFTLTHKMVPTVIDILEEVDFHSEELRPNDFMFEGFNGVMCVESGGPPAGTGCGGYVTGQTVKLLKEHHLLEDTDVVIFDVLGDVVCGGFAAPLQHANYCLIVTANDFDSIFAMNRIVSAIKAKAKNYKVRLGGVVANRSKDTDQIDKFNEKTGLKTMAHFKDVDAIRRSRLKKCTIFEMEPTEDVIEVQNEYLSLAKNMLENVEPLDGNPLKDREIFDLLGFD is encoded by the coding sequence ATGACAAGTACTATAAATAAACCTCTTGACGGGGAAGGGAGTGTTCAAGTAAAACAAGATCCCAATATAAATATTGAAGAGGGGGCTTTAGTTATAGCCGTGTATGGCAAGGGAGGTATCGGTAAATCAACTACATCTTCAAACCTTTCTGCAGCATTCTCAAAATTAGGAAAAAAGGTTTTACAAATAGGATGTGATCCAAAACACGATAGCACCTTTACTTTGACTCACAAAATGGTTCCTACAGTAATCGATATTCTTGAAGAGGTGGATTTTCATAGCGAGGAATTGAGACCTAACGATTTTATGTTTGAAGGTTTTAATGGAGTAATGTGCGTAGAGAGTGGAGGTCCTCCCGCTGGCACGGGCTGCGGAGGATACGTAACTGGACAAACAGTTAAGCTTTTAAAAGAACATCACCTACTAGAAGATACAGATGTTGTTATTTTTGATGTATTAGGAGACGTTGTTTGCGGTGGCTTTGCAGCTCCCTTGCAGCATGCTAATTACTGTCTAATTGTTACTGCTAATGACTTTGATTCTATCTTCGCAATGAATAGAATTGTTTCGGCAATTAAAGCAAAAGCAAAAAATTATAAAGTCAGGTTAGGTGGAGTGGTTGCTAATAGATCAAAAGATACAGATCAAATAGATAAGTTTAATGAGAAAACGGGGTTAAAAACTATGGCACACTTTAAAGATGTAGATGCTATTAGAAGATCAAGACTTAAAAAATGTACCATTTTTGAAATGGAACCAACTGAAGACGTAATTGAAGTTCAAAATGAATATTTATCTCTTGCCAAAAATATGCTTGAAAATGTAGAACCTTTAGATGGTAATCCACTTAAAGATAGAGAAATTTTTGATTTATTGGGATTTGATTAG
- a CDS encoding ferredoxin:protochlorophyllide reductase (ATP-dependent) subunit B yields MELTLWTYEGPPHVGAMRIATSMKDIHYVLHAPQGDTYADLLFTMIERRGERPPVTYTTFQARDLGGDTAELVKKNIKEAVERFKPKTLLVGESCTAELIQDQPGALAKGMGFDIPIVNLELPAYSKKENWGASETFYQLIRTLLKEKVIPEEKISPQRWKGLGRRPKVNILGPSLLGFRCRDDVIEIQRILSEQGIDTNVVAPLGASPDDIERLIEADINICLYQEIAETSCDWLKRNFGMEYTKTIPIGIKNTIDFIKEVHNKLDLPLTNKEELEHKSKLPWYSKSVDSNYLTGKRVFIFGDGTHAIAAAKIAQEELGFEVVGLGTYSREMARQVRATAKDLNIEALITNNYLEVEDAIKKASPELVLGTQMERHSAKRLGIPCSVISTPMHVQDVPARYSPHMGWEGANVIFDDWVHPLMMGLEEHLIDMFKHDFEFIDGHQSHLGHTATKTKNDINSGNKAYNQKGEIIWTESGRAELTKVPFFVRGKVKTNTEKYAASKGIPEISDETLYDAKAFFS; encoded by the coding sequence ATGGAATTAACTCTATGGACATATGAAGGCCCTCCACATGTGGGCGCAATGAGGATTGCCACATCAATGAAAGATATACATTATGTGCTTCATGCTCCTCAAGGAGATACATATGCAGATCTTCTCTTTACAATGATTGAAAGAAGGGGGGAAAGACCTCCAGTAACCTATACAACATTTCAGGCTAGGGACCTAGGTGGTGATACAGCGGAATTGGTCAAGAAAAATATAAAGGAGGCAGTCGAACGATTTAAACCGAAAACTCTTTTAGTTGGAGAAAGTTGCACAGCAGAACTAATACAAGATCAGCCAGGAGCTCTTGCTAAAGGTATGGGGTTTGATATACCAATAGTTAACCTTGAATTACCCGCATACAGCAAGAAAGAAAATTGGGGAGCTTCAGAAACCTTTTATCAGTTAATAAGAACTCTTTTAAAAGAAAAGGTAATTCCTGAAGAAAAGATAAGCCCTCAAAGATGGAAAGGATTAGGGCGAAGACCAAAAGTGAATATACTTGGCCCTTCTTTACTAGGATTTAGGTGTAGAGATGATGTTATCGAAATCCAACGCATACTTTCAGAACAAGGCATAGATACAAATGTAGTTGCACCTTTAGGCGCCAGCCCAGATGATATTGAAAGACTGATAGAGGCAGATATTAATATTTGCCTCTATCAGGAAATAGCTGAAACATCCTGTGATTGGCTTAAAAGGAATTTTGGAATGGAATATACAAAAACTATCCCAATTGGAATAAAAAATACAATTGATTTTATAAAGGAAGTTCATAACAAATTAGACCTTCCTTTAACTAATAAAGAGGAATTAGAACACAAATCCAAACTTCCTTGGTATTCAAAATCAGTCGACTCTAATTATTTAACAGGCAAAAGAGTTTTTATATTTGGAGATGGAACACATGCAATTGCAGCGGCCAAAATCGCTCAAGAGGAATTAGGCTTTGAGGTGGTTGGTCTTGGAACCTACAGCAGAGAGATGGCAAGACAAGTAAGAGCTACCGCAAAAGATCTAAACATAGAGGCTCTGATTACCAACAATTATCTCGAAGTTGAAGATGCGATAAAAAAAGCCTCACCTGAATTAGTTTTAGGTACACAAATGGAAAGACATAGTGCTAAAAGACTTGGCATTCCATGCTCAGTAATCAGTACGCCAATGCACGTTCAAGATGTTCCAGCTAGATATAGTCCACACATGGGGTGGGAAGGAGCAAATGTAATTTTTGATGATTGGGTACATCCTCTAATGATGGGATTAGAAGAACATCTTATTGATATGTTTAAACATGATTTTGAATTTATTGATGGTCATCAAAGTCATCTAGGTCATACCGCCACAAAGACCAAAAATGATATAAATTCGGGAAACAAAGCATACAACCAAAAAGGTGAAATTATCTGGACTGAATCTGGGAGAGCTGAATTAACAAAGGTTCCATTTTTTGTTAGAGGTAAAGTCAAAACTAATACAGAGAAATATGCTGCCTCAAAAGGTATACCAGAAATTAGTGACGAAACCCTGTACGATGCAAAAGCATTTTTTAGCTAA
- a CDS encoding ribulose bisphosphate carboxylase small subunit encodes MPFQSTVGDYQTVATLETFGFLPPMTQEEIYDQIAYIIAQGWSPVIEHVHPSGSMQTYWSYWKLPFFGEKDLNLVVSELEACHRAYPDHHVRIIGYDAYTQSQGTAFVVFQGR; translated from the coding sequence ATGCCTTTCCAGAGCACAGTAGGCGACTATCAAACAGTTGCAACCCTGGAAACATTCGGTTTTTTACCACCGATGACCCAGGAAGAAATATATGATCAAATTGCATACATAATTGCCCAAGGCTGGAGTCCTGTTATTGAGCATGTTCATCCTAGTGGCAGTATGCAAACTTATTGGTCCTATTGGAAGCTCCCATTCTTTGGGGAAAAAGACCTTAATTTGGTTGTAAGTGAATTAGAGGCATGTCATAGAGCATACCCTGATCACCATGTAAGAATAATCGGATACGATGCTTACACTCAAAGCCAAGGAACAGCTTTTGTAGTTTTCCAAGGACGTTAA